The region ataatacaaGATACTGAAGTGATTTTTAAGATCCACGATTCTTTCAtaagcatttgaacaaatgttttgtgtataaaatggaaaagtaAATCTTtgtgtgattctctgtcagggTGATGCTGGAGTGACGGGCAGGAAGATCATCGTCGACACATACGGCGGTTGGGGGGCCCATGGGGGCGGGGCTTTCTCTGGGAAGGACTACACCAAGGTGGACCGCTCAGCTGCCTACGCTGCCCGCTGGGTGGCAAAGTCTCTGGTGAAGGCCAAACTGTGCAGGAGGGTGCTGGTGCAGGTGAGAGCCATCTGTGAGCTTTGGTGTGGATCTTCTTTCACcatttttatgcttttctttgaAAAACACTTTAACCTGACAACTGATTCCCAGACCTTGTTTTAATGTGGCTCAGCTCTCCATTTCAGCTTCTAAGTCATTTTAGAAGATCAGATGTTTTTGCTGTATTCGCCTTTCGTGCTTTAGTATTTTATCCTTCCAAGAGAATGCTAACGTTTACACAATCACAGGAAGATATTTTAACGTTCATTTATCTTAACAACTTGGCTGACACTATTTCAACTACTTTGCTATCTCACCTATACtgtatggccaaaagtatgcggACACTCCACTTATattctggggctgtttttcatggtttgggcaCCTTAGTTCTAATGAAGctgaaatcttaatgctacaacatcgatgatattttagacaatagtgcgCCTCCCGTTCTGTTTCAACATGTCAGTGCTCCTGTGCACCaagcagctccataaagaaatagtttggtgtggaagaacgtgactggcctgcacagagccccgACCTCAATCCCATCCAGCACCTTTAGGAAGAGCTAGATcaccgactgtgagccagacctgatcacccaacatcagtgttggacctcactgatgctcttgtgtccacatacttttgaccaTGTATTGTATCTTGTGCAAGGAGTTCAATCCATCCACAAACCCCAACTCTTAACCCCGAGCATGGTCTAAAATACAGATCACTGTAATAACTGAAAGTCTCTCTATTACAAGTCATCAGAGATTTACTGCGTCTCTCGTCTGTATTTCCAGGTGGCGTATGCGATCGGAGTAGCCCACCCGCTGTCCATCTCCCTGTTCACCTACGGCTCCTCTCAGAGGAGCGAGAAGGAGCTGCTGCAGATCGTCAATAAAAACTTTGATCTCAGGCCCGGCGTCATCGTCAGGTCAGCATTAAACTGATGACACAGCATCTGCTTTGTTGTCATACGCAACATGACTGTTGTGGGAAATGTAAGGACATGTTTAACCTGTAAGTACCTGAATTTACCTTTACTGCTTGATTGTGCTGCAGAGACCTGGACCTGAAGAGACCGATCTACCAGAAGACGGCCTGCTACGGACACTTTGGCAGAAAGGAGTTTCCCTGGGAGGTCCCAAAGAACCTCAACTTCTAGAGTATCtgtgtaccagtgtgtgtgtgtgtgtgtgtgtgtatgtgtatgagtgtgtattactcatgttgtggggacataaatctgtttacgcagtcacattgtggggactcggcGGGGTGGACACCCTTTTGGGGGCAATATGCAAGTCCCGATAATGTAAATCATTCAATTTTAGacttaaggttaaggttaggcaagtagtggttatggtcagggttagggtaagtctaCAGGAAATGACTGTAAGTCagtgtaatgtcctctgaagtggtGGAAACACGACAGTGTGTGATGTATAGATAGCTGCCCTCGTGCTCCTGTAACCCAGTAAGAGAAAGGCAGCTGGGAGGGGGTGCACAGATGGGTCTGGGTGGGTGCAGATAACCTCCGGCCATTGGACGGTGGAAAGAGGTCTCATCTGTAATTTATGACTTCGTAGCCCCTCAATAGTAACCTGAAATATGAGTGAgctatttggtatttttgtccCGTAGATACAGTGTACAGTCACATGCCTGCAGTTTGTTTCACACTTAAACTGGTTGAGAGAGTTTGTTGTTTGCAACTATTTGGCTTTTCTGTCCAGAAATAAGTGAATGACCAAAAAGGGAGAGCAGCCATgtttgcagatacatttcagAACCACGATGACGTCtgaaaaaatcagaaaaaaaaatctacatttttgttattgctgTCAGTATTTATATATGATTAATACTGTACGATACTAGCAGAGTGTCTGCAGGTTTTAGTGTTACTTTGGATGATCTCAGCCCTTTAAAGATCTTAAAAGTTAGTAAAGACAGTAAAGACTGTATGAGGtcttcatgttttgttttccagcatGAAATCAAATCTGTACCCTGAATCTATCGTTTGTTTCTTaagttttatatcatttggtctttaaaaaatgaatttcatCAAGACCTGCAGACACTCGATCTCCACAAAATGACTGCAAAACAAAGATGGAGGGGAAGATATACAGCAGATATCACAAATGAGTTTCATATGTTAGTGACTCATAAGTATTCATTTCTGCTGCATGCATCCTAACATTTACActacatattttaattattgttgaCAGTTTTTTATACGATAGATAGCTGGCTGCTAGCAGAGTGTCTGCGGGTTTTAGTTGGATAATCTGAAGCCTACAAAAGGTCTTAAACTTCAGAATAAACTGTAAGTCTTTGCAGTTTTTTGGAGTCTTAATGAACAAACTTGTATTCTTCTAAATACACAATTATATTTTCTCTATACCAACATCTTAGGTCCATGTTTGAgattaaaatattgtttcttaGGTTTTGTACTATTTGGTATTAAACTAAATGACCTGcagacacaaaaagacaaaacaaagatgcTTTCAGAGGGGAGAAACACAGTAGATGTCCCAAAGAAGTTTCAAATGTCCGCGACTCATAACTTGGGAATTAAAGAAATCCTGAATGCTTCCTAACATTTACTTTTATACGATAGATAGCGGGCTGCTTGCAGAGTATCTGCAGGTTTTAGCTGGATAATCTGAAGCCTTTAAAGATCTTAAAATGATTACATTCGGTATAGGCTGAAGGTTTCAGTAGGAAATCAGTGCACAAACCTGTATTCTGAACATACTATCATATTTTCTGCTAAGGTCATTGTTtgagaaacagctgtttcttaagttttatattatttgataCTAAAACAGtatgaatcatcatcatcatcaagacCTGCGGACACTTGACttttacagaaatacagaagaTTCCCAAAGACGTTTCAAAGAAGTCAAGTGAACCAAATCTTATTCTTTGCACACTCTGTGTCATTAGTCCTGGGaaattatgtaaatatgaattttgaacaataaaacattttaacaagaagatttttttttcttcaaagctgcataaaaccacaaaatcaTATATTTTTCCTATTTGCTTTAATTCTTTTGTTCTCTGCATACATTATTGAACATTATTTTCTTGGAAAAGTATTTCTATATATGATCAAATTACAGCATGACAACATCGCTCCTTACTGAAAGGTTTGGTCCCATTAAACCTGTCGCTGTTACTGAGAGCACTGATACAAGTTTTTTTGGTAAAGAGCTGAAGTGAGATAcaacaaaatatacaacagAGCTTATCTGGGCAATATGAGACAGCTACTTGGGCCATATTGCCATAAAGACGTTTCTGTGGATATCATAACTTTAATTACAAGATAAACTTGTGAAAAACATAAGAAATTGTCCAACATAAGGGCAGACATAATTTGgggcaaaaacacaaatgatttAACAAAGTACAACATTTAAACTACGTTGAAAGAAACAAATTATTCTTTTACACAATAACTTTCCATCTATTGTCAAAGGTTTTTGGAAAACTTCACCTTACTGGTGGGGTAAAGGGCAAAAGCTGATTATGTAACAAAACTTCCTGAGTAAAAAACAATGCAGAGCTCTGGGTCTGAACGtctaaacattaaaacaaactgcTTTCTGCTCGGCGAGGAGCAACATCTGAGGCCCTTTCAGAACGTTCAATCTGATAAAAGGCAACTTCAGCCAAGAATTCAGAGAGTGATTATTTCATTAAgagaattaaaacaaacagcgaggactgtgtgcgtgtgtgtgtacatgtgcatctCTTTGCTGGCCTTTGTGTTCAGAAAGGCACTTACAACATTGTGCAACGTTTGTGCAGTGTAGCCTGCACTTTTGCAAAGCAGGATAGAAGTCAGTGAAGTCTGTAAAGTCTTTGGTCACTGCTGAGCAGAACAGCTTTGGCACCGTCGCTGTGTGCAATAGTGAGCGTGAGGATATGCAGGATGCAGCTTCCAGGCTCTAGACTCCGTGTTGGGGTCTTCCAGATTGGCCCATGTATGTTGCCCTTTGACCTCCAGGGATGCTGAAGCACGCTTCAGTTTGGTTACAGCACCGATAAGCTCTCAGGCTGGTGGTGGTTGGAGCCGCCGCCCACCTCTGTCTTGTGTTCAGAGGTGGAGAAGCTTTGTACTCCCCCTCCTCTGGACAGGACCATCAGGGTGTCCCCCGACATGCCCCCGAACTCGAAGGCAAAAGTCCCGTAGAAGAGCATGATGAGCATGCAGTAGATCCACTCAAAGATGGCGGAGGCGTGCTGCAGGGCGAAGCTCTCCTGGCAAAAGAAAACTCCACCTGGTGATCAGAGGTTAAGGAGAACAATGGCTGCACAGCAGGAGTGAGACAAGAAGTCAGtaaacaaaaccccaaaatctCTCTCGCATGACTCCAAACATCCCCACACTTACAGATTTGTGTCATTTATGGGTGTGTTATTGGAAGAATGAAaccatttactcaagtactgtacttaagtacaaaactgaggtacttgtactttacttaagtcttttcttttcatgccgcTTTACACTTCTGCTctgctacatctcagagggaaacattgtactttttttacactacatttatctgacagatttttgtacacaaaacatatgaagagcttataaaatatgacgcttcgttataaattaaactacagtaCCTGACAATATATACAAATAGAGCTGAAACCATGACAGAAattaaactattttgataatcgtaaTAATAAGTTGTTTTTCATGCGAAATGGTTTCACCTTCTCAAAAGGTgaaaatttgctgcttttccttttaattattttgaatgtatttttaataactttgaGGTTTGGACAGTTAAAACAAGATTGTGATGGTGTGATAGTATAACAGTcgcaggggccatttttctgcattgagtacttttaatacgttagtaaaagtatgtaagtataatcaggaaattgtactttaagtaacatttttaatgcaggacttttattagtacttttacttaagtaaaggctctgaatacttcctccaccactgcttattGTACACTAGTTGTAAATTCGGTTCGGAACGGCTCCAAAAAAATATGCCAGATGGCTTATGGGGTCAAGCTCTTGGCACAGTAATCGAGGTCTTGTCTTAAAGTGTATTTTATCCCCTCGTGCCTTCGCAGACTTGACGTGACGACATTCAGCACTTCAGACACATTACAATATGTATGGCTGAAGACCTTTAAGGCCGAGTCCAAAAGAAAAAATCCATTTGGATTCGGCCATGCTCTACTCACGCAAAGGGATGTAAGGCTGTTTTTTCTCCAGCAGGGGGCCTTGTAACACAATTTACACACATAACCTCTGCACATGCTGCAAGGACGATAGAGCATCACAGTGTGGACAGCCAAGAAACTCACAGCCAAGATCACGCAAGCAAACGTAACACACCAGTGCACTCCCATGCCATTCATGAAAGCAGATGTTACAATTCACTTCCACAAAGTTCCCTGAAGTTGTTGAAAGGGAATTACTCTGTATGTGTTATCTACAGTTTGAAGCAAAAGGAGACTTTTTGTAGTAGTTATGTCTTCTTGGTGTAGTGATAGCGATATTTTAATAGATCTTACAGTTCAAAACTCACAAAACAAGAGAGAAGAATGCCTTAAATATTTTAGACAAATGTCGTGACGTTTGCTCAAAAGACAATGCTAGCAGAAACACGGCATTTGCTTCATGCTGGTAGGATACTGAGCACCAGGGCGATCAGTGCCAGCAGGGCCATCCCCACACGTAAGTGACCTATTCGGTACTCCTCCTGGGTCTTGGCCAGTCTGTAGGTCAGAGCCGActgaagacacacaaacagcatgcTGGAGGGGAAGGCCACTCCGGCGCCAACGTAGTGGAGGACTTTGGCAAAATCCACCTgagaaataaacagataaacacacaaatctTGCTGGGTACTATTTAACCTCAGGGAAATTGCATAGTATGAGTTTGGCTAAGGATTATTTATGTTGGAAAGTAAGCAGAAATGTAAGAAAAGGTTTCGGGTTATCACCTAAACTTTGTATTCTTGGGGATAAGACAGAATTACTTCATATACTGACATTACAAACCGTCTTTCATAAGAATGGGCATCACATTCAGTTGTTATGGTTTGTGTCCTTTAC is a window of Siniperca chuatsi isolate FFG_IHB_CAS linkage group LG20, ASM2008510v1, whole genome shotgun sequence DNA encoding:
- the LOC122868226 gene encoding transmembrane protein 150A-like isoform X2, with protein sequence MALYNQHVCPVHNWLYNESCEEQLPLQRGPVLCCTLDNIPLISKCGTLPPESCFFSLICSTGSFMVMLIGLLRYAHVIEKHQNCILNTAGLSTAWICAAGLIMVGNFQVDFAKVLHYVGAGVAFPSSMLFVCLQSALTYRLAKTQEEYRIGHLRVGMALLALIALVLSGVFFCQESFALQHASAIFEWIYCMLIMLFYGTFAFEFGGMSGDTLMVLSRGGGVQSFSTSEHKTEVGGGSNHHQPESLSVL
- the LOC122868226 gene encoding transmembrane protein 150A-like isoform X3: MRWPCTTSTSALCITGFIMSHARSSFHYRGVLFCAAPWTTYHSSVMLIGLLRYAHVIEKHQNCILNTAGLSTAWICAAGLIMVGNFQVDFAKVLHYVGAGVAFPSSMLFVCLQSALTYRLAKTQEEYRIGHLRVGMALLALIALVLSGVFFCQESFALQHASAIFEWIYCMLIMLFYGTFAFEFGGMSGDTLMVLSRGGGVQSFSTSEHKTEVGGGSNHHQPESLSVL
- the LOC122868226 gene encoding transmembrane protein 150A-like isoform X1; translation: MSLWMILPVSLPVFTIAGIWVVYAMALYNQHVCPVHNWLYNESCEEQLPLQRGPVLCCTLDNIPLISKCGTLPPESCFFSLICSTGSFMVMLIGLLRYAHVIEKHQNCILNTAGLSTAWICAAGLIMVGNFQVDFAKVLHYVGAGVAFPSSMLFVCLQSALTYRLAKTQEEYRIGHLRVGMALLALIALVLSGVFFCQESFALQHASAIFEWIYCMLIMLFYGTFAFEFGGMSGDTLMVLSRGGGVQSFSTSEHKTEVGGGSNHHQPESLSVL